In the genome of Daucus carota subsp. sativus chromosome 9, DH1 v3.0, whole genome shotgun sequence, the window TTCTATGTTATTGCTTCCTTTTCGATCGATTTTAGTTCATCCACCTATTCTATTGGACATTGTTAGGTGGATCACATTCCAGTCCATAGACGTAACTTCTCCACTCATCAGCTAGGTTTTTTTCCCTTTGATCTATACGCTCTACTCCAGGCCCCTTAGACGACTTGGTTACAATACTTGCtttttgtatttgtgtacttttatattttattcaacaaGTATCTAATTAGGCCTTGACTctatataacataaaattaagtaaatgtGCTTAAGAAAATGACAAGTGAATCTGTAACTATatgtataataattataatacccATCTTATCTTGTTTTGGGTTGTTTGATTTCTgtttcttaaaataatttattgatatttattattattattataaataatgcCGATATGATGATTtagcaaaaacaaaatattgCTTATCCATTAATGTAAATATAACATAACTTTTTCTCCTTGCACATCACTCATGTATGATCTATATTCCATTCATTACTATATCAAAAAACTTtacattgatatatatatatagggtctgaTTGCAATAGATTGAAACCCGTAAAATATAAACCAATGCTACTAAGGAGAATAGGTTGGGTTGTGGGGTCTGGGGATATACTTTGAGGTGGGCCTTGCTTGGGTGGGGCTCCCGGGCATGTCGGGGACATGTTTGGAGCCTTTTGGGCCTATCAGGGGCATGTCTTGGAGCCTGGTGAGGTTCTAGTGGGCCCGGATGGATTGATGAGACAAGGGTAGGTCCTGGTTGGGTGATGTCATATATGGGGGTGATTTTATATAGAGGGGGATTTTTCTTGGAATCTATgtagtttctatttgatcatttgtctttatgtgtgtgtatatatatttgtaatattatatatataactagctTATTTACCCGTGCAAAGAACGAGTtgctttaaattaatattttaatatatcttatatcttttttcccatcttttttaaattgagattatttgtattataaaagtaatttaaatttaatatttatatttatttgttatttaagtcatattatgatgtctatatgtacacatatcctcactactatgatatttattaaaatataaatacaaaaaatatatactatttaaaatatcattatataattgaattatCACtcacttaaaattattaaaaatttgatataaaaaaatgagattCTTGTCGAATCATATACGATTTTGCACATATACTTTATATAAGTCATCGTCATTAAGTTGCTAACTAATAACTATCTTAATATTACACCGTATAACGGAGGATATTGATTTCATCACTATAATAATTTCGTACATAATGCCGGTGTTAGAGatttattgtattttatctattaatatgattaattcgagattaattatatgaatatatatatatatatatatatatatatatatatatacttattttcATGCGGTGATCATGTATAGATGAATTTttccaaacaacaaaaaaattcagaatCGATTCAATCAGAACTATCATTATTCCAGTTATTGGAGTCGGAGACttggttataaaattataattatatgatcAGCTCTTAAATTAATAGAGTACAAAACTTATCTTCAAGCATTAGGACTtcatgattttatttcagaatcCAGTAGCTATACTTcatacaataattaaaaaaaaaactgtcttttttaataattatcaattGACTTGGTCgttctttttttttcatatggtaataaatatgatttattaatatgtaattatgaaagatattaatttaataaagtaATCATTAGAATTAAGTGTATGTTATAATATGAGATATTGATGCCTATAATTAAACAGGGTAAGGTTgtaatatgaataaaattactCATGGTTGCTCTATTAGATATAGAATAGATTGATATAACTCAAAAGTCTTTGGTTTGCTTGTAACAATCGAGAAGTTACATGCGGTCTATGAAGCATGGTTGCGGGTACGCCGGTGCAAATATACGAGAATTCGGCAAAATTTAAAAACGTTTATTAGGGTGTGTCGGGaagcaaatattaaaatattaaaaatatatattcaatatatttatttagtaaAAGCAAGAATTAATATTCAAAGCACACCCAATCTCAAATACCTCAGCAAATAAATGACATCAAATACATAAGTTTGTCTTATGTTTGAATAACACTTGTACATTTCTAGtttgttggcaaaaaaaaaaatcaaaagaattgGAAGCAATACATTAGCCACTGCCAGTGTAGCGTACTGTACTGCCAAAACATTTAATTCATTTGGTGTTAATAAAAGCTGAGCACTAACCATGTTACACAACCTCATATTTATATACCATAATATCtcatctttaatttttttcttaagaaaaaacataaacaaaaaataataataaaattctaaaattcaaACATAAACAATGGTATAGTGTATACGGACAGGAGAAGGTGGGTGGTTGACCAACGGAGTCAACactcatatatacacacacaatcaCGCATATATACACACGGCGGAGCAGAGATGACGACTTCTCTAGCGCCAGTGACTAGAGTCCCTTTCTCCATTAGGGCTCTTCAATTTGGGGGTTTTAGATGGTACACAGTGACTCCTgtcgttttttttttgtttagtttTAAGTTGCTTAATATTACTTATTCTACCCCTCCCTTGCTGCAATTGCTGCACCCCCACGAATCGGATCGACTTACTGCGTGGATACGCAAAGTGGCGCATCTTGTATGCACCGTGGCGCACACTTGCACGTGTTGTGTATTCTTTGCTCGATTCTCCACCAAAGTGGAATATCCCTGCTCTCCAGCATGCGGTGCTTTCTTATTATTGATTGAGACAaattttttactttatataagCACCTCATTTAGAGAAAAGGACCCTTTTAGAACAATTAGGTCCAAAACAGTACTCCCCAAAGATATGGTCCATTATGGCAACAAAAAGttgcaactatattttattttactctatttataaataatgtacTACTTTTTTCCCCCTACTTTTTTAAATGAATGCAGCTTAaagttttgatttaaaaaacaAAGTTTGAAAATATGTAAAGGGGACATTTTTATGGGTTTTGCCGTTTTGGGTCATTTTACTCTAAGTTTTGCCAAATTGCTAACATCCCCttgttttgactttttgaaATTCGgttgttaaattattttattccagttttaACAATAGTATAAAAGTATAGATATATACAAGCTAATAATTAGAAATTCGAAGATAAATAATGACGGCAGTAATGGATGTCCAAAAAACATATGTTcatgggtcgcgctcaagagagaaccaatgcttaaaatagaacgAGAGAActactaaggttctgctgcagaaccctatatTTTACGTATATTTTCagaatctaaatctaaatacatgtttttttacatcgttgtgtgtgttcagaagtaatttcaaaaaataatacataaataagacatttttttcaGGTGctgttctgctgcagaaccctaactaatactaaaaTTAAGGTAAGGGTTCTCTGGGTTCTctgtctaatggttctctcttaaACATGACCCTATGTTACATTTTGCAACTTCAAATTCAATATCTTTTGTTAAGAAGCTTTTAACTATAATATTGGTTCATAGCAAATCAGAAGCTACATAGTACATAAGTAGAATAGATAAAAAAAGAACTTGAGTGAAATTATAAAGCAGCACACCCAAACCAGCACCAAATTCAAACGAATTGAAGAAGAAAGACCCAGAAAAAAGATgtacaaaaagaagaaaagatatGAAAGCAGAGGAAAGTATCACAGGAAAGCCCAATGACTATGTATGTAGAAAGATAGATAGTAAAAGGAACTAGTAAAGAAGAGATCCTATATTAAGAGAGAGTAGAACTTGAACACTCACTAATTAAGAAGAGTTGAAACACGAGAGATTTGTGAAGTGAATATTATGTGTGGttgtaaaaatttataattaaatgaaGAACTGATAATATATCTATTATCTagatatatcatataaaataggTCAGTCTGGTTAAACTGAATTAGTTCTTAATATTTACTTTCCTTCAAAATGTACCCAGTACCAAATATTACAACCAAGCGATTCACCTAAATATTGCACTGAGCTCAAACGTTTCTGGTTTCAGTTCTCTTAGGACCAAATATCATATCGATATCCACTAGTTCTCATGTCGTAACCCTCTTAAAAATTATAGTGcaaaaaaagaataatggtAATCCTTCGGTCTTAGTTCAACTCACCATCAATATCCTCTGACATGCAATTTTTGGTAACTATGTCAACTATTATAAATGTATTAATAAGTAGATTACAGGGACGGAGCCAGAGTTCTTTCTCCATGgggcaattttattttttttttaaaagaaaatattaagtaATGACGTATTCAATGGATTAAATACACAAACATAAAGAATAAGAAATACAGTGGAGATCTTTTCGTGAAATCAATAACTGAGATATTGTTAAAACTCTTGATTAGTTCTCTTTCAATAGAGATATGAACATGAGAGGATCAAGAAATCCCTCATCCATCatattaagtaaaaaaaaatggaagctaataatattaaacaaatgTTTATTTAACAGAGAAGGGGACGAACTtgcaattttattaatatataattaaaaatatacttgttaaaaataattttaacattTATCAATCGGTACTTGGGGAAGCCATGGGCCACGACTACCTTTTTGGCTTGAATGTAGCTTAGTCCCTGATGGGTTTTGTATTCTTGATTTTTATGTAGtatagatataatatatttaattgtcttgctTTTTAAGCTAGGTtcgatattatatttaattaagtgAAACTAAACATGCCTCCTATATTAACCTGTTCCACCCATGGAAAACTATGCAAAGCTTATCCTTCACTCTTAGGAGTAGAGATATTGTTTTCTTAGAGACCCATGACATTTACATTACAAAAGCAGCAAAGACACTATTCTACTAAGTGTAGGTTTCTCcatcaatttataattatatataagaatgtTTTATATCATTTTCTGCAATGGCGACCTGCCTTGTTAGTCTCTCGCATATGCATATACCTTGCTACAACAGTAGGGAAAAGATTGTTGTATTCACCCAAAAAAATGTATACTGGAACAATAAAAGAAAGCATAGCTAATATTTGCAATGTAAAATGAAGATATAATctgtttaatattttagtattttctTTGCCATCCTCTCTTCTTTAGACAGATAACAAGTGATTAAtgctttgaaaatatatttatttagatgGCATTTGGAAGTATGGGGGTACGAGCAAAAGAACAGTGGTGTATTTTGAAGCTTCTCGGAGACTTTGGTATATTTACTATATAGTAGCTGTCTGCTCACCTTTCTTTAGAAGTAATCTTGTTTAAGGAGTTCCATATGTTGTAGTATTGTATATAACAATGAAATGCTTACTAAGGATTGTgatattatcatattattattgtacTCCcgtgtctttttttttttgtgcttgTGAAAAcagataaatatttattgtcGGTCAGGATTCAAGTAAATTGGTTCAACCTAAAAATGCTGTAATTACTAAAAAATAGTAGAGCAGAATGCAAAGAGAGGGCGCACAACATGGGGTAGATCTTTTGCGAATTGCATGTCAAGAACTTATATTATGTAGCTTCTTGATGCGACTCCATATTGGCCCGTCTCTTAAACTTGTGTTTAAGATCAAAAGTACAATAGTTGAGTTTGTCAGTCATTtcataaagaaaatatttatttatttttttgtgaaatgtCCATGACTGTTTTTTGTTGATTTCATCCCTCGGTCAAAAACGGTCGATTTGATCTCACGAGTTAGGAAATGGATAATGGATCTAAATAAAGTATCGTTTTAACTTGAAGATTTCTACCATTTAGCCTCTCCGCGTACAGCTTGTTTTCTTCACTTTAAAGtcactaaattttaatttttaattcaattttctTGTCAAATCTCTTCCTTTCCAGACAAATCGATCACAAAATTATAATCCTGTTTTATTATCTTTCGATTGATATCATTTTTTCTAATCATTTAGATATCTAATTGTCTGAATTGAAATTTCCctctaatatatttattacatcATCCATTAAAGAATTGATAAATACCGAACTTGTTGATGTTGAGATAATAAGGAAAATTTACATGCTTATATCTGGTAATTTTGAATCTTGTTTGTTACAATTTAGTAATGGATATTGAATCTTGTTGGCTATAACTCAGCAATTGGGATTAGTAAATGACGAGTTAGACGAATGTAATTTCATTCCAGCAATATCTAGTGTCTACATCTATTCATATTTCGTAAAATAAGGTCGTGTGAATGGAATCCACAATAATGGTATGAgttcaaaatatttgattttagtgTTTTTCAATATTACGTTGAGTATGTGTAATcctttgtttttattatatattttgtaatttgatttttgtgattCGTTTATAGCTGAATATATAAGGctgtatattataaattgtgtatcatctgtttaaattattatgttCCTTTCGAGAGAGTGTCATAATTGAGGACTTTTTTGATCGTTTGTGAcgattttgttttgtcattaaTCAACGATTTTGTCATTTTAGATAATTTTGTTTTGGTGCTTAGGCATAAGTTTGTGCTTATGCCAAAATCCTCAATTTCAAGGCACCAAtcacaagaaaaaaaatgatattattgTTAGGGTTTAAAATTCCATGTAGATGTTGAAGACAATCCTTGAAATTGTTGAAGATGGTGTTCGAAACCGGCTGAATTTACCGACCCAGAGAAAGAGATTGCGACACTTGACATAGGAATGCAATTAATTACAGGGAGAGGGATGACTTCGGCAGTATGTCCCTCTAAAAGTTGTATGGAAAATTGAAAACCAGAGGGCTCAGGATGCTGATGGGGATGAATACTATATTCCGGCATAACGCGAAGAGATGGAAGATAAATCCATGATATACATGGCTACGAGATTTAAGCATATCAAGCTtagagggacggagggactagggttaaaaatggggtggggaaaatggggaacccgccctaacccgccccgaatggggcagatccgccccgctaatatggggaatggggcagtgacggggaatgattttctgccccgccaaaatatggggcaagtatggtatttgttgaatccccgcggggattccccgccccgccccgcatatatttaatataaataaataattatatttaatataatatttttattatatttaatataatatttttattatatttaatataatatatttattatatttaatattattatttttaatacacaaaactataattttacaatgtataacatgtctttttgatttctattatcattagttttttgcttttaatatacatgtctcgtatatttttattaaattctgaaaaaaaaattacttaattttaaagtaattatttaaagtgtaatattataaaagcggggcggggcggggtggggcgaaattatattaagtccccggtggggcggggatggggattaaaaataaatccccgcggggaatggggcggggatggggcaagaaaaaattatgtggggcggggctgggaaatgaaatccccgccccgaacccgccccatttttaaccctaggagggacggagggagtagtgtttTAGGATCCAAAAATTAGGATAGAGGGGATCAAGCTTAGAAGGAACCCCAAGTACCAGAAAAGCTCAACTGGCAGGTTTCAAAACAGAAGTTCTGAGCCCAGTTGAAGAGGCATTGGTTACAAACCAAACATGATTGACAAGAGCAAGATTCAGGCTACTACTATAATGACGTCGGTCACTTTGCAATGGAATGCAAAGTGTTCTTTGAGAAGAAAAGCTTGCATGAAGATTTGAAGAAGGATAACGGAGAAGCTGAAGTTGAAGCTGTAAGCTATGGCATTTAAGCAAAGGGGAAGAGCCTACATTGTTGAGGGTAAGAGCTGTGATGATATGGACTCTGACAAGGATATCAAACAAAGTAAGTATGCTTTAATGACAGACTCGACAGAGGCTTCTCCTCAATCATCTCAGGTATTTCCTGCTGATATGTCTACTACTGAATACATGATACTAAAGATGAAGTTGGTTTGGAAATGTATAATTTTCATACTAGTATGTTTGCATCAGAGGCATAATTTTCTCAATGGTAAAGAAAATGAGCAAGGAGGTTTGAACTTTAGCTCAGATTTGTAGTACAAATCCACAGTCCATTCAAACCGATTTCAATCTTTTCAACTAAACGATGCATAAGAGTGTAATCACCAGTTTAAGTTCCATCTGTACCTAGACAAATTTTGGAGAAGCTACAGAACTTGATTAAATTTAAGTTTTTCTGAGCAAGAAGGATCAGAGTAACTAAAGATAAACATACTAACATAACCATTACAACAGACAAGAATGGTAGAGGTGGTCGTATCTTAATCAAATGTAGCACCATCGGAATTCTATTACAAACTGCATTGAGGTGTCTCAGTGAAGTGGAGAGTTAAGACCCTCCTGAGAAGATAAAGAATGTACAGCTTGATGCCTCAGTGAAGGAAAAGTCTGTGTTTTCCTAAATGAAGCCCTCTCATGGAGATGTTCAATTTTTTTCTTGGCATAGAGCTTTTGGAACATGGGAAGAGCTCTTTCTCTTAACTTGAGAATGACAAAGAAGAGAAGCCTGCTGAATATTAGCATTCCTCCAACAACTGCTAGATCCCACCATTTAGAGTGTTTTAGAGATACGCCAAGCATTGTTTTGAGGATATATTCGCCCTTGAGCTTCGGCTCACCTGGCTCACGAGGTTCAAACTCAAGGCCAATCATATCATTCTTAAATGCACCCTACATATTTGGATACAGATTTCAGTAGTTTTTAGCAGTTATGAAGATATTTTGCAGTTAAAAGGACAATCCTTAAGATACATTGGTAGTGTTGTAGCGACGGGATGTACCTGTAGTGCCCAAGCCATATAATTGATATACGAAACTGGGTATTGCCAGAAAATCTCAGGAAGATCCGGCATCAGCCTAAAGAATCCTGCATCCATCATCATAATTCCCTGGAGCATGAAACTTGTTACTAAGTGGAATATAGTTATGACTGCCTGATTTTATACTGTGTACCAAAGGGAAGTGAAGTCTTACTATAAGTCCAGCTCCAGCAATAATTCCCATCAAGAAATTAGGCACCAATGAAGCCACAATCATCATGTAACTCTCAACAACAGCAATGGAGATAAATAGATCAAGATACGCGTACAGAAAATGCGTGAATCCTGGTTGAAATCCCACCATGTTATATGTGATTGTTACTGTACCAAGTGACATGACAGCCAAGAAGGGAAATGAGGCCATgaagtttgaaattgtaaatacTCCAACTCCATAGTGTCCACTCAGTCTCTCCCTTCCAAAAATCTGCCACCATATAGAAATGAGAACACGTAGTAAGATATTTATCAGTCATCTTTGTGCAAACAGTTTCAATCCTTTAGCCTTGAGAGTTGAGATGGATTTCCAGTATCTGATTGAAAATTTACCTTCATTTCTTCTATAAAAGAAGGGAAGCCTCCGATGGACATGATTGTCATAAAGCCAGTAATGTAACCACCACAACCTCCGCGAGCCAATATTGCACGATTAGCGGTTCCAACGTTGAAGAAGACAGAGCCAACACAGAAAGATAGGGCTATATAGATAAATATTCGGAGCCAGTAATATCCTATGTCTCTAGACATGTTTACGAATGATCGGTTGGTCAGTGTTATGAGTTGCTTTAACCACCCTGCTCTGCTCCCGCAGTTTAATCCTTTGGAAAGTCCCTCCTGCATTATATTGAACCATGATTTGGCATTTTGTTTCTGATATAACGAAGTTGGATTAAACAAATGAGATGAAGAAATGTAAGAGGGCTTACAATTGATAAGATTTCTCTAATATTAGATTTAGTTCTTGAGGAATACTTGAATTTGTAATTCTTGACTAGATTTTCTTTGATATCTGCACTCAGCATATTTTCCAAAGGATCTCCACATTTGAGAAAATCTCGCCCCTATCAAATTAGAAAACAacataagatatatatttgatagCACTTGAAATGATATCCACTGAATGGTACTACGAGGGCGGAGGCCTTTTAGATATCAGAAAATAA includes:
- the LOC108201949 gene encoding ABC transporter G family member 15 yields the protein MEIEVARSNVAGDDLEKGKTVHKGDEEAEGVAVAYLVWEDLSVVLPNRRRLLNGLSGCARPGRIMAVMGPSGSGKSTLLDSLAGRLSGNVIMTGNVLLNGRKQSLDYGFVSYVKQEDVLLGTLSVKETISYSAHLRLPECLSKEEVNTIVEETITGMGLEDCKNGLIGNWHLRGISGGEKKRVSIALEILTSPSLLFLDEPTTGLDSASAFFVIQSLKNIASDGRTVISSIHQPSSEVFALFDDLLLLSGGETVYFGEAKMALEFFADAGFPCPSKRNPSDHFLRCINSDFDAVNETLRGSKRITGRDFLKCGDPLENMLSADIKENLVKNYKFKYSSRTKSNIREILSIEGLSKGLNCGSRAGWLKQLITLTNRSFVNMSRDIGYYWLRIFIYIALSFCVGSVFFNVGTANRAILARGGCGGYITGFMTIMSIGGFPSFIEEMKIFGRERLSGHYGVGVFTISNFMASFPFLAVMSLGTVTITYNMVGFQPGFTHFLYAYLDLFISIAVVESYMMIVASLVPNFLMGIIAGAGLIGIMMMDAGFFRLMPDLPEIFWQYPVSYINYMAWALQGAFKNDMIGLEFEPREPGEPKLKGEYILKTMLGVSLKHSKWWDLAVVGGMLIFSRLLFFVILKLRERALPMFQKLYAKKKIEHLHERASFRKTQTFPSLRHQAVHSLSSQEGLNSPLH